Proteins encoded by one window of Bauldia sp.:
- the rplV gene encoding 50S ribosomal protein L22 has translation MSKPKRERPLTATEARARTSTIRISPQKLNLVAQLIRGKKVATALAELTFSHKRIARDVKKTLESAVANAENNHQLDVDSLVVAEAHVGKSLVLKRWTPRARGRVGSIHKKFSHLTIVVREVEETA, from the coding sequence ATGAGCAAGCCGAAACGCGAACGGCCGTTGACGGCCACCGAGGCACGGGCGCGCACCAGCACGATCCGTATCTCGCCGCAGAAGCTGAATCTCGTCGCGCAACTGATCCGCGGCAAGAAGGTCGCGACGGCGCTCGCCGAGCTCACCTTCTCGCACAAGCGCATCGCGCGCGACGTGAAGAAGACGCTGGAGTCGGCGGTCGCCAATGCCGAGAACAACCATCAGCTCGACGTCGACTCGCTGGTCGTGGCGGAAGCCCACGTCGGCAAGTCGCTCGTCTTGAAGCGCTGGACGCCGCGCGCGCGTGGCCGCGTCGGTTCGATCCACAAGAAATTCTCGCACCTGACGATCGTCGTGCGCGAAGTCGAGGAGACTGCCTGA
- the tuf gene encoding elongation factor Tu, giving the protein MAKEKFERTKPHCNIGTIGHVDHGKTSLTAAITKVLAETGGATYKKYDEIDAAPEEKARGITINTAHVEYQTEKRHYAHVDCPGHADYVKNMITGAAQMDGAILVVSAADGPMPQTREHILLAYQVGVPALVVFLNKCDMVDDPELLELVELEVRELLTKYKFPGDKVPVIRGSALAALEGTDQKLGHDAILELMKAVDSYIPQPERPIDQPFLMPIEDVFSISGRGTVVTGRVERGVVKVGEEVEIVGIKPTTKTTVTGVEMFRKLLDSGQAGDNIGALLRGIDREGVERGQVLCKPGSVTPHTQFKAEAYILTKEEGGRHTPFFTNYRPQFYFRTTDVTGVVSLPEGTEMVMPGDNIAMEVTLIVPIAMEEKLRFAIREGGRTVGAGVVSSIIK; this is encoded by the coding sequence ATGGCCAAAGAGAAATTCGAGCGGACCAAGCCGCATTGCAACATTGGTACGATCGGCCACGTCGATCATGGCAAGACGTCGCTGACCGCGGCGATCACCAAGGTTCTGGCCGAGACGGGCGGGGCGACCTACAAGAAGTATGACGAGATCGACGCAGCGCCGGAAGAGAAGGCGCGCGGCATCACGATCAATACCGCCCACGTCGAATACCAGACCGAGAAGCGCCACTACGCGCACGTCGACTGCCCAGGCCACGCCGACTATGTGAAGAACATGATCACCGGCGCCGCGCAGATGGACGGCGCCATCCTGGTCGTGTCGGCCGCCGACGGCCCGATGCCGCAGACCCGCGAGCACATCCTGCTCGCCTATCAGGTCGGCGTGCCGGCGCTCGTCGTGTTCCTCAACAAGTGCGACATGGTCGATGATCCGGAGCTGCTGGAGCTGGTCGAGCTCGAGGTGCGCGAGCTGCTCACCAAGTACAAGTTCCCGGGCGACAAGGTTCCGGTCATCCGCGGTTCGGCGCTCGCAGCGCTGGAAGGCACCGACCAGAAGCTCGGCCATGACGCGATCCTCGAGCTGATGAAGGCCGTCGACTCGTACATTCCGCAGCCGGAGCGTCCGATCGACCAGCCGTTCCTGATGCCGATCGAAGACGTGTTCTCGATCTCGGGCCGTGGCACCGTCGTCACCGGCCGTGTCGAGCGCGGCGTCGTCAAGGTCGGCGAGGAAGTCGAGATCGTCGGCATCAAGCCGACGACCAAGACGACCGTCACCGGCGTCGAGATGTTCCGCAAGCTGCTCGACTCGGGGCAGGCGGGCGACAACATCGGCGCGCTGCTGCGCGGTATCGATCGCGAGGGCGTCGAGCGCGGCCAGGTGCTGTGCAAGCCGGGTTCGGTCACGCCGCACACCCAGTTCAAGGCCGAGGCCTACATCCTCACCAAGGAAGAGGGTGGCCGCCACACGCCGTTCTTCACCAACTACCGGCCGCAGTTCTACTTCCGCACGACCGACGTGACGGGCGTGGTGTCGCTGCCGGAAGGCACCGAGATGGTCATGCCGGGCGACAACATCGCCATGGAAGTGACGCTGATCGTGCCGATCGCCATGGAAGAGAAGCTGCGCTTCGCCATTCGCGAAGGCGGCCGGACCGTCGGCGCCGGCGTGGTGTCGTCGATCATTAAGTAG
- the rplC gene encoding 50S ribosomal protein L3 produces the protein MRSGLIAQKVGMTRVFTDGGEQVGVTVLKVDNCQVVAQRTVEKNGYAAVQLGVGLRKVRGVPKALRGHFAKASVEPKRKVAEFRVSPDNLIDVGAELTVEHFVVGQFVDVTGTSIGKGFQGVMKRWNFGGGRATHGNSLSHRVAGSTGQRQDPGKVFKGKKMAGHMGDERVTTQNLKVVKTDLGRGLIMIEGSVPGAKGGWIYVRDAVKRALPKEAPKPGAIRKAAEAAAAAPAADATEAKGAE, from the coding sequence ATGCGTTCAGGTTTGATCGCACAGAAGGTCGGCATGACCCGCGTCTTCACGGACGGCGGCGAGCAGGTCGGCGTCACCGTGCTCAAGGTCGATAATTGCCAGGTGGTGGCGCAGCGCACCGTCGAGAAGAACGGCTATGCCGCCGTTCAGCTCGGTGTCGGCCTGCGCAAGGTTCGCGGCGTGCCGAAGGCGCTCCGCGGCCACTTCGCCAAGGCTTCCGTCGAGCCGAAGCGGAAGGTCGCCGAGTTCCGCGTATCGCCGGACAACCTCATCGACGTCGGCGCCGAATTGACCGTCGAGCACTTCGTCGTCGGGCAGTTCGTCGATGTGACGGGGACCTCGATCGGCAAGGGCTTCCAGGGCGTCATGAAGCGCTGGAACTTCGGCGGCGGTCGCGCGACGCACGGCAACTCGCTGTCGCACCGTGTCGCCGGCTCGACCGGCCAGCGCCAGGACCCCGGCAAGGTGTTCAAGGGCAAGAAGATGGCCGGCCACATGGGCGACGAGCGGGTCACGACGCAGAACCTCAAGGTCGTGAAGACCGACCTCGGTCGCGGCCTGATCATGATCGAGGGCTCGGTGCCGGGCGCCAAGGGCGGCTGGATCTACGTCCGCGACGCGGTCAAGCGCGCGCTGCCGAAGGAAGCCCCGAAGCCGGGCGCGATCCGCAAGGCGGCGGAAGCCGCCGCGGCTGCTCCGGCGGCCGATGCTACTGAAGCCAAGGGAGCCGAGTGA
- the rpsL gene encoding 30S ribosomal protein S12 has product MPTINQLIRKPRIAPVSRSKVPAMQQSPQKRGVCTRVYTTTPKKPNSALRKVAKVRLTNAFEVIGYIPGEGHNLQEHSVVMIRGGRVKDLPGVRYHIIRGVLDTQGVKDRKQRRSKYGAKRPK; this is encoded by the coding sequence ATGCCGACTATCAACCAGCTCATCCGCAAGCCGCGCATTGCGCCAGTCTCGCGCAGCAAAGTGCCGGCGATGCAGCAGAGCCCGCAGAAGCGCGGCGTGTGCACGCGCGTCTACACGACGACGCCGAAGAAGCCGAACTCGGCGCTCCGCAAGGTCGCCAAGGTCCGCCTCACCAACGCGTTCGAAGTCATCGGGTACATTCCGGGCGAGGGTCATAACCTCCAGGAACATTCGGTGGTGATGATCCGCGGCGGCCGCGTGAAGGACCTTCCGGGCGTGCGCTATCACATCATTCGCGGCGTGCTCGACACGCAGGGCGTAAAAGACCGCAAGCAGCGCAGATCGAAGTACGGAGCGAAGCGGCCCAAGTAG
- the rpsG gene encoding 30S ribosomal protein S7 encodes MSRRHSADKREITPDPKFKNEVVTKFMNSVMSHGKKSVAEQIVYGAFDIIQSKTKQDPLAIFRNALDNVMPSIEVRSRRVGGATYQVPVEVRTERRQALAIRWLLVAARGRNEKTMIDKLSGELLDAANNRGNAVKKREDTHRMAEANRAFSHYRW; translated from the coding sequence ATGTCACGCCGCCACAGCGCCGATAAGCGGGAGATCACTCCCGACCCGAAGTTCAAGAACGAGGTCGTGACCAAGTTCATGAACTCGGTGATGAGCCACGGGAAGAAGTCGGTCGCCGAGCAGATCGTGTATGGCGCGTTCGACATCATCCAGTCGAAGACGAAACAGGATCCGCTGGCGATCTTCCGGAACGCGCTGGACAACGTCATGCCGTCGATCGAAGTGCGCTCGCGCCGCGTCGGCGGTGCGACGTACCAGGTGCCGGTGGAAGTACGCACCGAGCGCCGCCAGGCGCTCGCCATCCGCTGGCTGCTCGTCGCGGCGCGCGGCCGCAACGAGAAGACGATGATCGACAAGCTCTCGGGGGAGCTGCTTGACGCCGCCAACAACCGCGGCAACGCGGTAAAGAAGCGCGAAGACACGCACCGGATGGCGGAAGCCAACCGCGCGTTCTCGCATTACCGCTGGTAA
- the rpsJ gene encoding 30S ribosomal protein S10 — protein MNGQNIRIRLKAFDHRILDASTREIVNTAKRTGARVRGPVPLPTRIEKFTVNRSPHVDKKSREQFEMRTHKRLLDIVDPTPQTVDALMKLDLAAGVDVEIKL, from the coding sequence ATGAACGGCCAGAATATCCGTATCCGGCTCAAGGCGTTCGACCACCGCATCCTCGATGCGTCGACGCGTGAGATCGTCAATACCGCCAAGCGGACCGGCGCACGCGTGCGCGGGCCCGTGCCGCTGCCGACCCGGATCGAGAAGTTCACCGTCAACCGCTCGCCCCACGTCGATAAGAAGAGCCGCGAGCAGTTCGAGATGCGCACGCACAAGCGCCTTTTGGACATCGTCGACCCGACACCGCAGACCGTGGACGCGCTGATGAAGCTCGACCTCGCCGCGGGCGTCGACGTCGAGATCAAGCTCTAG
- the rplD gene encoding 50S ribosomal protein L4, which yields MDLKITTLDGKAGDTVSLPDEIFGLEPRADILQRMVRYQLSKRQLGNHKTKMRGEISATTKKMYAQKGTGRARHGAKSAPQFRGGGRAFGPVVRSHAHGLTKKVRALALKLALSDKAKGDKLIVIADTKVKEAKTKALAGQFKKLGFSSALIIDGATVEPNFALAARNIPAIDVLPVQGINVYDILRRDTLVLTKAAFDALTERFK from the coding sequence ATGGATCTCAAGATCACGACGCTCGACGGCAAGGCCGGCGACACGGTGTCCCTGCCGGACGAGATTTTCGGGCTGGAGCCGCGTGCCGACATCCTGCAGCGCATGGTTCGCTACCAGTTGTCCAAGCGGCAGCTCGGCAACCACAAGACCAAGATGCGCGGCGAGATTTCGGCCACGACCAAGAAGATGTACGCCCAGAAGGGCACCGGCCGCGCCCGCCACGGCGCCAAGTCGGCACCGCAGTTCCGTGGCGGCGGCAGGGCCTTCGGTCCGGTGGTGCGCAGCCATGCGCACGGCCTGACCAAGAAGGTGCGCGCGCTGGCGCTGAAGCTGGCGCTCTCCGACAAGGCGAAGGGCGACAAGCTGATCGTCATCGCCGACACCAAGGTCAAGGAAGCCAAGACCAAGGCGCTCGCCGGCCAGTTCAAGAAGCTCGGCTTCTCAAGCGCGCTGATCATCGACGGGGCGACGGTGGAGCCGAACTTCGCGCTCGCCGCCCGCAACATCCCGGCGATCGACGTGCTGCCGGTGCAGGGCATCAACGTCTACGACATCCTGCGCCGCGACACGCTGGTCCTGACCAAGGCCGCGTTCGACGCGCTGACGGAGCGGTTCAAATGA
- the rpsC gene encoding 30S ribosomal protein S3, translating into MGQKINPIGLRLGINRTWDSRWFANKGEYGKLLHEDIKIRKALMEELKQAAVSKIVIERPHKKARVTIHSARPGIVIGKKGADIEKLRKMVASMTNSEVHINIVEVRKPEIDAALVAASIAQQLERRIAFRRAMKRSVQSAMRLGAEGIKITCGGRLGGAEIARTEWYREGRVPLHTLRADVDYGSATANTAYGTCGVKVWVFKGEIMEHDPMASERRQAEAADQGGGQRRREPAGERA; encoded by the coding sequence ATGGGCCAGAAGATAAATCCGATCGGGCTGCGCCTCGGCATCAACCGGACGTGGGATTCGCGCTGGTTCGCCAACAAGGGCGAGTACGGCAAGCTGCTCCACGAGGACATCAAGATCCGCAAGGCTCTGATGGAAGAGCTGAAGCAGGCGGCGGTGTCGAAGATCGTCATCGAGCGTCCGCACAAGAAGGCGCGCGTCACGATCCACTCGGCGCGTCCGGGCATCGTCATCGGCAAGAAGGGCGCCGACATCGAGAAGCTCCGCAAGATGGTCGCCTCGATGACCAACTCGGAAGTGCACATCAACATCGTCGAGGTGCGCAAGCCCGAGATCGACGCGGCGCTGGTCGCCGCCTCGATCGCGCAGCAGCTCGAGCGCCGTATCGCTTTCCGCCGCGCCATGAAGCGCTCGGTGCAGTCGGCCATGCGTCTCGGCGCGGAAGGCATCAAGATCACCTGCGGCGGCCGTCTCGGCGGCGCCGAGATCGCGCGCACGGAGTGGTATCGCGAAGGCCGCGTGCCGCTGCACACGCTGCGCGCCGACGTCGACTACGGCTCGGCGACGGCGAACACGGCCTACGGCACCTGCGGCGTCAAGGTCTGGGTGTTCAAGGGCGAGATCATGGAACACGACCCGATGGCGTCCGAGCGCCGTCAGGCGGAAGCGGCCGACCAGGGCGGCGGGCAGCGCCGCCGCGAGCCGGCCGGCGAGCGGGCCTAA
- a CDS encoding 50S ribosomal protein L23, with amino-acid sequence MITLSHYDVIRRPVITEKSTAVSEHNKVIFQVAPSATKPQIKAAVEALFKVKVKSVNTLIRKGKNKRFRGIAGRTGDTKRAIVTLVEGQMIDVTTGL; translated from the coding sequence ATGATTACGCTCAGCCACTACGACGTCATCCGCCGCCCGGTCATCACCGAAAAGTCGACCGCGGTTTCGGAGCACAACAAGGTGATCTTCCAGGTCGCTCCTTCGGCGACCAAGCCGCAGATCAAGGCAGCCGTCGAGGCGCTCTTCAAGGTCAAGGTGAAGAGCGTCAACACGCTGATCCGCAAGGGCAAGAACAAGCGCTTCCGTGGCATCGCCGGCCGTACCGGCGACACCAAGCGCGCGATCGTGACGCTGGTCGAAGGCCAGATGATCGACGTGACGACGGGTCTGTAA
- the rplB gene encoding 50S ribosomal protein L2, translated as MALKTYKPTTPSQRELVLVDRSHLYKGKPVKGLVEGKHSTGGRNNAGRVTVRWRGGGHKRAYRLVDFKRRKLDVLATVQRLEYDPNRTAFIALVKYADGELSYILAPQRLAPGDTIVSSKAADVKPGNAMPLSAMPVGTIVHNIEMKPGAGGQIARSAGTYAQYVGREQGYAILRLQSGEQRLVHQNCMATVGAVSNPDHGNENIGKAGRNRWKGKMPSVRGVAMNPVDHPLGGGEGRTSGGRHPVTPWGKPTKGKKTRTNKRTNKFIARSRHARKG; from the coding sequence ATGGCACTCAAAACCTACAAGCCGACGACCCCCTCCCAGCGCGAGCTGGTGCTGGTCGACCGCTCGCACCTCTACAAGGGCAAGCCGGTCAAGGGTCTGGTCGAGGGCAAGCATTCGACCGGCGGGCGCAACAACGCCGGCCGGGTCACCGTCCGCTGGCGCGGCGGCGGACACAAGCGCGCCTACCGCCTGGTCGACTTCAAGCGTCGCAAGCTCGACGTGCTGGCGACCGTTCAGCGGCTCGAGTACGACCCGAACCGCACGGCCTTCATCGCGCTGGTGAAATATGCCGACGGCGAGCTCAGCTACATCCTGGCGCCGCAGCGCCTGGCGCCGGGCGACACCATCGTGTCGTCGAAGGCCGCGGACGTGAAGCCGGGCAACGCGATGCCGCTCTCGGCGATGCCGGTCGGCACTATCGTGCACAACATCGAGATGAAGCCGGGCGCGGGCGGGCAGATAGCACGTTCCGCCGGCACCTACGCCCAGTACGTCGGGCGCGAGCAGGGCTACGCCATCCTGCGCCTGCAGTCGGGCGAGCAGCGCCTGGTGCACCAGAACTGCATGGCGACCGTCGGTGCGGTATCGAACCCGGACCACGGCAACGAGAATATCGGCAAGGCCGGCCGCAACCGCTGGAAGGGCAAGATGCCGTCCGTCCGCGGCGTTGCGATGAACCCGGTCGACCATCCGCTCGGCGGCGGCGAAGGCCGCACCTCGGGCGGCCGCCACCCGGTCACCCCGTGGGGCAAGCCGACCAAGGGCAAGAAGACCCGCACTAACAAGCGGACGAACAAGTTCATCGCGCGCAGCCGTCATGCGCGCAAAGGCTAG
- the fusA gene encoding elongation factor G, with product MPRTHKLEDYRNFGIMAHIDAGKTTTTERILFYTGKNHKIGEVHDGAATMDWMEQEQERGITITSAATTAIWNGKRLNIIDTPGHVDFTIEVERSLRVLDGAVCVLDSNQGVEPQTETVWRQGDKYHVPRIVFANKMDKTGADFYKCLDDIVKRLGAKPVAIQLPIGSENNFKGIIDLVRMKAVVWEDETLGAKYHDTEIPDDMKEISAKYRAQLVEAAVELDDVALAAFFEGKEPDEATLKRLIRKAVLNSTFFPVLAGSAFKNKGVQTLLDAVVDYLPSPLDVPPIKGVDLKGNEIERHATDDEPLAMLAFKVMDDPFVGSLTFCRIYSGVLEAGTTLLNSPRDRKERVGRMLLMHANHREDTKEAYAGDIIALAGLKEARTGDTLCDMQKPVILEKMEFPDPVIEIAVEPKTKADQEKLGVALNRLAAEDPSFRVSTDPESGQTRLKGMGELHLDIKVDILKRTYKVDVNVGAPQVAYRETITRAITHSYTHKKQSGGSGQFAQVEFELSPSGVGKGNAFESKIVGGTVPKEYIPGVEKGYESVLTSGPLIGFPVVDVTVVLTDGKYHDVDSSALAFEIATRAGLREAFKMAGPVLLEPIMKVEVVSPEEYLGSVIGDLNSRRGQIMGTDTRGNAQVINATVPLANMFGYVNQLRSMSQGRANYTMQFSHYAQVPQAVADEVQAKYA from the coding sequence ATGCCGCGCACCCATAAACTCGAGGACTACCGCAACTTCGGCATCATGGCCCACATCGATGCCGGCAAGACCACGACCACCGAGCGGATTCTCTTCTACACCGGCAAGAACCATAAGATCGGCGAAGTCCACGACGGCGCCGCGACCATGGACTGGATGGAGCAGGAGCAGGAGCGCGGCATCACGATCACGTCGGCCGCGACGACCGCCATCTGGAACGGCAAGCGCCTCAACATCATCGACACTCCCGGCCACGTCGATTTCACGATCGAGGTGGAGCGTTCGCTGCGCGTCCTCGACGGCGCGGTATGCGTGCTCGATTCAAACCAGGGTGTAGAGCCGCAGACGGAGACCGTCTGGCGCCAGGGCGACAAGTATCACGTGCCGCGCATCGTCTTCGCCAACAAGATGGATAAGACGGGCGCCGACTTCTACAAGTGCCTCGACGACATCGTGAAGCGCCTCGGCGCCAAGCCGGTGGCGATCCAGTTGCCGATCGGCTCGGAGAACAACTTCAAGGGCATCATCGACCTCGTCCGCATGAAGGCGGTCGTGTGGGAAGACGAGACCCTCGGCGCCAAGTATCACGACACCGAAATTCCCGACGACATGAAGGAAATCTCGGCGAAGTATCGTGCCCAGCTCGTCGAAGCTGCGGTCGAGCTCGACGACGTGGCGCTCGCGGCCTTCTTCGAGGGCAAGGAGCCGGACGAGGCGACGCTGAAGCGGCTCATCCGCAAGGCGGTGCTCAACTCGACCTTCTTCCCGGTGCTCGCCGGCTCGGCCTTCAAGAACAAGGGCGTGCAGACGCTGCTCGACGCGGTCGTCGACTACCTGCCGTCGCCGCTCGACGTTCCGCCGATCAAGGGCGTCGACCTCAAGGGCAACGAGATCGAGCGTCATGCCACCGACGACGAGCCGCTCGCCATGCTCGCCTTCAAGGTGATGGACGATCCGTTCGTCGGTTCGCTGACCTTCTGCCGCATCTATTCGGGCGTGCTGGAAGCCGGCACGACGCTGCTCAACTCGCCGCGCGACCGCAAGGAGCGCGTCGGCCGCATGCTGCTCATGCATGCCAACCACCGCGAAGACACCAAGGAAGCCTACGCCGGCGACATCATCGCGCTGGCCGGCCTCAAGGAAGCGCGCACCGGCGACACGCTGTGCGACATGCAGAAGCCGGTGATCCTGGAAAAGATGGAATTCCCCGACCCGGTCATCGAGATCGCGGTCGAGCCGAAGACCAAGGCCGACCAGGAGAAGCTCGGCGTGGCGCTCAACCGCCTCGCGGCCGAGGATCCGTCGTTCCGCGTTTCGACCGACCCGGAGAGCGGCCAGACCCGCCTCAAGGGCATGGGCGAACTGCACCTCGACATCAAGGTCGACATCCTGAAGCGCACCTACAAGGTCGACGTCAACGTTGGCGCGCCGCAGGTTGCCTACCGCGAGACGATCACCCGCGCGATCACGCACTCGTACACGCACAAGAAGCAGTCGGGCGGCTCCGGCCAGTTCGCGCAGGTCGAGTTCGAGCTGTCGCCGTCGGGCGTCGGCAAGGGCAATGCCTTCGAGTCGAAGATCGTCGGCGGCACGGTGCCGAAGGAATACATCCCGGGCGTCGAGAAGGGCTACGAGTCGGTGCTGACCTCGGGTCCGCTGATCGGCTTCCCGGTGGTCGACGTCACGGTCGTGCTCACCGACGGCAAGTACCACGACGTCGATTCGTCGGCGCTCGCCTTCGAAATCGCGACGCGCGCGGGTCTCCGCGAGGCGTTCAAGATGGCCGGCCCGGTGCTGCTCGAGCCGATCATGAAGGTCGAGGTGGTGAGCCCGGAAGAATATCTGGGCTCGGTCATCGGCGACCTTAACTCACGCCGCGGCCAGATCATGGGCACCGACACGCGCGGCAACGCGCAGGTCATCAACGCGACCGTGCCGCTCGCCAACATGTTCGGCTACGTCAACCAGCTTCGGTCGATGTCGCAGGGCCGCGCGAACTACACGATGCAGTTCAGTCACTACGCACAAGTCCCACAAGCCGTGGCCGACGAAGTGCAAGCCAAGTACGCCTGA
- a CDS encoding MFS transporter produces the protein MNDIDRRGAGAQPAPRTIGADAILRARIGISIGFLLGGMTLAIWAVHIPLVARRLDLQPGILGLALLCIGTGAFLPQPLVGVLVSRHGSRRISRILLPAFVAMMPLTVTAPTRPLLFLACFLLGAAGGSYNVAINTQGAELEAARGKPTMSWFHGCWSLGGLVGATLGGLVIGAGYGSGIGAAAIAALMIAGGVPASALLFASPPRPRPAKAPGGRRFAMPAAPLLGLLAIAVLGEYVESSVNNWSTLYLTTVRGLDPAHAATGLAVFSLGMAICRLGGGPVVSRLGERTVVLGGGLLVALGIAVVVLVPWPSLSPFGYALVALGAANGVPVLIGASSRIPGIDTGVAVATVITFITIGYLSSPPVVGFVSQAFGATVGMAVLGAAGLTIATIAALRQWQPAPGR, from the coding sequence TTGAACGACATCGACCGAAGGGGCGCGGGCGCCCAGCCCGCTCCGCGCACGATTGGCGCCGACGCGATTCTCCGCGCCCGCATCGGCATCTCGATCGGCTTTCTGCTCGGCGGCATGACGCTGGCGATATGGGCGGTGCACATCCCGCTGGTTGCCCGCCGCCTCGATCTCCAGCCCGGCATACTCGGCCTCGCCCTCCTCTGCATCGGCACCGGCGCGTTCCTGCCGCAACCGCTGGTCGGCGTGCTGGTCAGCCGCCACGGCTCGCGGCGCATTTCGCGCATCCTGCTGCCCGCCTTCGTCGCCATGATGCCGCTCACCGTCACCGCCCCGACGCGGCCGCTGCTTTTCCTGGCGTGCTTTCTCCTCGGCGCCGCCGGCGGCTCCTACAACGTCGCCATCAATACCCAGGGCGCCGAGCTGGAGGCCGCCCGCGGCAAGCCGACGATGTCGTGGTTCCACGGCTGCTGGAGCCTCGGCGGCCTGGTCGGCGCCACGCTTGGCGGCCTCGTCATCGGCGCCGGCTACGGCAGTGGCATCGGCGCGGCGGCCATCGCGGCGCTGATGATCGCCGGCGGCGTGCCGGCGAGCGCGCTGCTGTTCGCCTCGCCGCCCCGCCCGCGCCCGGCGAAGGCGCCGGGCGGCCGCCGCTTCGCGATGCCCGCGGCGCCCCTCCTTGGCCTTCTCGCCATCGCCGTGCTGGGCGAATACGTCGAAAGCTCGGTCAACAACTGGAGCACGCTCTACCTCACGACGGTGCGCGGGCTCGACCCCGCCCACGCCGCAACCGGCCTCGCCGTCTTCTCGCTCGGCATGGCGATCTGCCGGCTGGGCGGCGGCCCGGTGGTCTCCCGCCTCGGCGAACGAACCGTCGTCCTCGGCGGCGGCCTGCTCGTGGCGCTGGGCATCGCCGTGGTCGTCCTGGTGCCGTGGCCCTCGCTCAGTCCGTTCGGCTACGCGCTGGTGGCGCTGGGCGCCGCCAACGGCGTGCCGGTGCTGATCGGCGCCTCGTCGCGCATCCCCGGCATCGACACCGGCGTCGCGGTCGCCACGGTGATAACCTTCATCACCATCGGCTACCTGAGCTCACCACCCGTCGTCGGCTTCGTCTCGCAGGCATTCGGCGCCACCGTCGGCATGGCGGTGCTGGGCGCCGCCGGCCTGACCATCGCGACCATCGCCGCGCTCCGCCAGTGGCAGCCCGCGCCCGGCCGCTAG
- the rpsS gene encoding 30S ribosomal protein S19 has protein sequence MTRSVWKGPFVDGYLLRKADKARGSGRSDVIKMWSRRSTILPQFVGLTFGVYNGTKHIPVLVNEDMVGHKFGEFAPTRSFHGHTAGDKKAKRAPAAS, from the coding sequence GTGACTCGTTCAGTCTGGAAAGGTCCGTTCGTCGACGGCTACTTGCTCCGCAAGGCGGACAAGGCGCGTGGCAGCGGTCGCAGCGACGTCATCAAGATGTGGAGCCGCCGCTCGACCATCCTGCCGCAGTTCGTCGGCCTGACGTTCGGCGTCTACAACGGCACGAAGCACATCCCGGTGCTGGTCAACGAAGACATGGTCGGCCACAAGTTCGGCGAGTTTGCGCCGACGCGGTCGTTCCATGGCCACACCGCCGGGGACAAGAAAGCGAAAAGGGCGCCGGCCGCATCATGA